From the Microplitis mediator isolate UGA2020A chromosome 6, iyMicMedi2.1, whole genome shotgun sequence genome, one window contains:
- the LOC130670580 gene encoding uncharacterized protein LOC130670580, giving the protein MTTPMYKCSVLIFHAPRFTAQELRRQQMILELKRRAMRSNAPPNEIFNAVSREFDDIADIFNPAAGRMMIIRERRLHRPPMPATVNHVGPMLDRYLPAVEIYRGEVQGTDGSLAFIFGSQQMMERLNNVAELFIDGTFRVNYSSILFI; this is encoded by the exons ATGACAACGCCGATGTACAAGTGTTCGGTACTCATTTTTCATGCACCACGGTTTACAGCCCAGGAATTGAGAAGACAGCAGATGATTTTGGAGTTGAAGAGACGAGCTATGCGCAGCAATGCGCCaccaaatgaaatttttaatgcagtTTCCCGAGA GTTTGATGATATTGCCGACATATTCAATCCTGCGGCTGGTCGGATGATGATAATTCGTGAACGGCGACTTCACCGCCCACCAATGCCTGCAACTGTCAATCATGTGGGACCAATGCTTGATCGCTATTTACCTGCGGTAGAAATTTATCGTGGTGAAGTCCAAGGAACAGACGGAAGTTTAGCATTTATATTCGGATCTCAACAAATGATGGAGCGTTTAAATAACGTCGCGGAGTTGTTTATCGATGGAACATTTAGGGTAAATTATTCaagcattttatttatataa